TGGCTCTCCAATATTATTTAAAATTTTAAGGGCTACTATTGGGACATATTTTAGATCTGGGTTAAAAATAATTTTAACCATAGCTAAATATACAACTATGCCCATAATGATTGATGTAATAAAAATGACTATCCACTTTTTAGTGCTAAATTTCTGCTCGTCCATCATCTTCCCTTTCTTCTACTTTACTTGGGGTTTTTGTATGTTCTACATTAATTTCAATTTTTAGTGTTTTTACTTTCTCGCTTAATTCTTCAATCTTTTTAATTAGTTCTATTATGCTTTTTTCTAGATCTGTTTTTGCTTCTTCGTGTCTTATTATGTTTGCGTTTAAGTGATAGGCTATTTGGTTTATATTTGTTCCAATATGGGTAAATTCTTTTAAATATCCACTTATTATTTTGTTATTTGCTTCTATCTCTTTTAAATTCTCTATGTACTTATAAGTTTGGAGTAATTTTCTAACAACTGCGGATCTGCTTTGATTTCGCTCTTTTGCTAATCTTCTTAAGATTCTATCATCAGCTTGGGTTAGATATATAGCATGTCTTGTTCTTATCATGCACCAATCCTTTTTAAATCTTGTTTTAAATTTAAAATATCAGTTACTACTCTTGTATTTTTAACCCTAGCTATTTGTATAATATAATCTATTGCAGTTTCTATTAGGCTATCAATC
The sequence above is a segment of the Campylobacter corcagiensis genome. Coding sequences within it:
- the mobC gene encoding plasmid mobilization relaxosome protein MobC, producing the protein MIRTRHAIYLTQADDRILRRLAKERNQSRSAVVRKLLQTYKYIENLKEIEANNKIISGYLKEFTHIGTNINQIAYHLNANIIRHEEAKTDLEKSIIELIKKIEELSEKVKTLKIEINVEHTKTPSKVEEREDDGRAEI